One window of Mesorhizobium sp. WSM4904 genomic DNA carries:
- a CDS encoding M20 aminoacylase family protein: MAILNSVAEFLPEIVAWRRDIHAHPELGFDIPRTSAFVAERLREFGCDAVATGIGKTGVVGVIKGNGVVSDGNPKVIGLRADMDALPINEATDLPYASKNKGLMHACGHDGHTAMLLGAARYLADTRNFAGTAVMIFQPAEEIGTGAVAMLDDGLMERFGIEHIYGMHNRPGLPVGVFGIRQGPVMAATDSIEISIEGRGGHPGRPHECIDPILVGAQLVTALQHILAQNIDPVDSAGISFHQFQSGQRLVPVVPQTAELVGTMRTLKPEVRKFVKERVGEVVAGIAQITGAKIDIKFQSFDAILFNEVQQTDLARSAAKGVAGENNVLETPPVMGGEDFSFLAQARPGAFVWCGNGDSAGLHHPAYNFNDEAIPYGTSYWIKLVENTLGSRPTS; encoded by the coding sequence GTGGCAATTCTCAATAGCGTCGCAGAGTTTCTCCCCGAGATAGTGGCTTGGCGCCGGGACATCCATGCACATCCCGAACTGGGCTTCGACATCCCCCGTACTTCGGCATTTGTCGCCGAGCGCCTGCGCGAATTCGGCTGCGACGCCGTCGCGACCGGCATCGGCAAAACCGGCGTCGTTGGCGTCATCAAGGGCAACGGCGTCGTGAGCGACGGTAACCCAAAGGTTATCGGATTGCGCGCTGACATGGATGCGCTGCCGATCAACGAAGCGACCGATCTGCCCTATGCGTCCAAGAACAAGGGCTTGATGCATGCGTGTGGGCATGACGGCCACACCGCGATGCTGTTGGGTGCCGCGCGCTATCTTGCCGATACTCGGAATTTCGCTGGAACGGCGGTCATGATCTTCCAACCTGCCGAGGAGATCGGTACCGGCGCCGTTGCCATGCTAGATGACGGTTTGATGGAGCGGTTCGGCATCGAGCACATCTACGGAATGCACAATCGTCCGGGCTTGCCGGTAGGTGTCTTCGGAATCCGGCAAGGTCCAGTGATGGCGGCAACTGATAGCATAGAAATTAGCATTGAAGGGCGAGGGGGGCACCCTGGAAGGCCTCATGAATGCATCGATCCGATTCTGGTCGGCGCTCAGCTTGTGACGGCCCTGCAGCATATCCTGGCTCAGAACATTGACCCTGTCGACTCGGCAGGAATTTCGTTCCACCAGTTCCAGTCCGGGCAGAGACTAGTCCCCGTCGTTCCGCAAACAGCGGAGTTGGTGGGCACCATGCGGACGCTAAAGCCGGAGGTGCGCAAGTTCGTGAAGGAGCGGGTGGGCGAAGTGGTCGCCGGCATCGCCCAGATAACCGGCGCGAAGATAGATATTAAATTTCAGAGCTTCGACGCAATTCTCTTCAATGAGGTCCAGCAGACCGACCTTGCGAGAAGCGCGGCCAAGGGCGTGGCCGGTGAAAACAATGTGCTCGAGACGCCACCGGTAATGGGGGGGGAAGATTTCTCCTTCCTGGCGCAGGCGCGGCCGGGTGCTTTCGTCTGGTGCGGGAACGGTGACAGCGCCGGCCTGCATCACCCTGCCTACAATTTCAACGACGAGGCGATTCCTTATGGAACATCGTACTGGATCAAGCTCGTAGAGAACACGTTGGGATCCCGTCCGACGTCTTGA
- a CDS encoding Lrp/AsnC family transcriptional regulator: protein MDLDRIDRKILNVVQRNNRLTTEELGELAGLSATACQRRLKRLRDAGVIEADVAIVSPEAVGRPLLLLVSITLERDRADIIDRFKQAIRRTPEIMNAYYVTGEADFIITVSAQDMAEYEAFTRRFFYEHLEVKGFKTIVVMDRIKASFALPIAEE, encoded by the coding sequence ATGGATCTGGATCGAATTGACCGGAAGATTCTCAACGTCGTGCAGCGCAACAATCGCCTTACGACAGAGGAATTGGGCGAACTTGCCGGACTATCGGCTACCGCTTGTCAGCGGAGATTAAAGCGACTTCGAGACGCTGGCGTCATCGAAGCGGACGTTGCCATAGTTTCACCGGAAGCCGTCGGTCGGCCCCTGCTCCTGCTGGTATCCATCACTCTCGAGCGCGATCGCGCCGATATCATCGATCGTTTCAAGCAGGCAATTCGGCGGACGCCTGAGATCATGAACGCTTACTACGTTACGGGTGAAGCGGATTTTATTATTACGGTCTCTGCTCAGGACATGGCCGAGTACGAGGCGTTTACCCGTCGTTTTTTTTACGAACATCTTGAAGTAAAGGGGTTCAAGACAATCGTTGTAATGGATCGGATCAAGGCGTCGTTTGCTCTGCCAATTGCTGAAGAGTAG
- a CDS encoding aminotransferase class V-fold PLP-dependent enzyme → MLPLDILRKEFPATANAIYMDVANQGLISSTTLASIEPHLNNRLHGLNDEERMLEHVERTRARFAQFINSDHDEIAITKNASEGINIIANAIDWRDGDNVVLCPKLEHANNILPWIQIRDRYNVELRVVEPDNGSIPPDAFVKAIDSHTRVVALATVTMVPGFRTVMEQISEACRHYGAFLLADATQSVGILHTDVNRLGVDGVAVSTVKGLMGLYGSGFLYCRKEWADRLSPAYLARFSVDFGNAPESAPVPSFVKLRSGAPRFDIGHYNFPGMLAAYASMGQLLDIGTEAIDQSVTSLAKRMATGLLDIGLPVCGGPPGAHTGSIVAVGDSSDLVEGRPVDARIRSLHEHFTKNGVIVSIRRGMLRFSLHLYNTADEVDRVINLAKSWSK, encoded by the coding sequence ATGCTTCCCTTGGACATCCTCCGAAAGGAGTTTCCAGCCACAGCAAACGCCATCTACATGGATGTCGCGAACCAGGGCCTCATATCAAGCACAACATTGGCTTCAATCGAGCCTCATTTGAACAATCGGCTGCATGGCCTAAACGACGAAGAAAGAATGCTCGAACACGTCGAGCGTACTCGCGCTAGGTTCGCACAATTTATCAATTCAGATCACGATGAAATTGCAATTACCAAGAATGCATCGGAAGGCATCAACATCATCGCTAATGCGATCGATTGGAGAGATGGAGACAACGTCGTTCTATGCCCAAAATTGGAACACGCAAATAATATCTTGCCATGGATTCAGATCAGAGACCGCTACAATGTCGAGTTGCGAGTCGTAGAGCCGGATAACGGCTCAATTCCCCCTGATGCATTCGTAAAGGCGATTGATTCTCATACCCGCGTTGTTGCCTTGGCGACGGTGACGATGGTTCCGGGGTTTCGGACCGTCATGGAGCAGATATCCGAAGCCTGTAGGCACTACGGTGCATTTCTTTTGGCGGACGCGACGCAATCTGTTGGGATACTCCACACCGACGTCAATCGACTTGGCGTAGACGGTGTAGCAGTGTCCACTGTGAAGGGTTTGATGGGTCTTTATGGATCGGGTTTTTTATATTGCCGTAAAGAATGGGCCGATCGGCTGAGCCCGGCCTATCTTGCGCGCTTCAGCGTAGATTTCGGAAACGCGCCAGAATCAGCTCCGGTACCTAGTTTTGTAAAGTTGCGCTCTGGCGCGCCCCGCTTTGATATCGGGCATTACAACTTCCCTGGCATGTTGGCTGCATATGCATCAATGGGCCAGCTACTTGATATCGGAACCGAGGCGATCGACCAGAGCGTTACCTCACTCGCAAAACGTATGGCCACTGGTCTCTTAGATATCGGGCTTCCGGTCTGCGGCGGGCCACCAGGCGCTCACACTGGAAGTATCGTAGCCGTTGGCGATTCCAGCGATCTTGTTGAAGGGCGCCCAGTCGACGCCCGCATTCGGTCGCTTCACGAGCATTTCACGAAGAACGGGGTAATCGTCTCAATACGCAGAGGCATGCTCCGGTTTTCCCTGCATCTTTACAACACCGCCGATGAAGTCGATCGCGTAATCAATCTGGCCAAGAGCTGGTCGAAGTAA
- a CDS encoding M20 family metallopeptidase — translation MSTQSAETIGLLQDLIKIESINPSLSPKGSGEQGVAKFLEGFCKERKLAYGIQEVADGRSNFLTWVPGKEPDRRILFIAHMDTVPIDRWESDPFSGEQRDGRIYGRGSCDTKGSLAAMLIALSSLGERQPRATVVVAASIDEEYRKLGARAIADSGVAYEGAVVGEPTELELVVAHMGSVRWQIEVQGVPAHTSKPHLGVNAITGMAKVVLALDEHHRSLVSRAQHPLVGSSQLTVSLIEGGLELTTVPPVCRIWVDRRLIPGERPQDALAEVESILEGLRQGEDKINVRSLLPALEDPPPISSGSSKIAAVAGAACAHVAGTGEQKGATGGSDANQLSLAGIPCVIIGPGRTAQAHTNNEFVEIDQLTKAADLYQRIMLTY, via the coding sequence ATGTCGACCCAGAGCGCCGAGACTATCGGACTTCTCCAAGATCTTATAAAGATCGAGAGCATCAATCCATCGCTGTCGCCAAAAGGTAGTGGAGAGCAAGGTGTAGCCAAGTTCCTCGAGGGTTTTTGCAAGGAGCGGAAGCTGGCTTACGGGATACAGGAGGTGGCCGATGGTCGCTCGAATTTCCTGACCTGGGTACCTGGGAAAGAACCCGATAGGCGTATTCTATTCATTGCTCATATGGATACCGTTCCTATCGATAGGTGGGAATCAGATCCATTCTCGGGTGAGCAACGGGACGGGCGAATATATGGGCGAGGTAGCTGCGACACAAAAGGCTCACTTGCAGCTATGTTGATTGCGCTTAGCTCACTTGGTGAACGGCAGCCCCGGGCCACGGTTGTTGTGGCAGCCAGCATTGACGAAGAGTACCGCAAACTTGGCGCCCGCGCTATAGCCGATTCCGGTGTCGCTTATGAGGGTGCGGTAGTCGGTGAACCCACCGAATTAGAGCTCGTTGTAGCTCACATGGGTTCTGTCCGCTGGCAAATCGAGGTTCAGGGTGTACCGGCTCATACGTCGAAGCCTCATCTCGGAGTGAACGCGATCACGGGCATGGCCAAGGTGGTATTGGCACTTGATGAGCACCATCGATCCCTTGTGTCTCGGGCGCAGCACCCATTGGTAGGGTCATCACAGCTGACCGTGAGCCTCATCGAAGGAGGTTTGGAACTTACCACTGTACCGCCGGTATGCCGTATCTGGGTCGATCGGCGTCTCATACCCGGGGAGCGGCCGCAGGACGCGTTGGCGGAGGTAGAAAGCATACTGGAAGGCCTTCGCCAGGGCGAAGACAAGATCAATGTTCGGTCATTGCTTCCCGCATTGGAAGACCCGCCTCCAATCAGTTCCGGGTCGAGCAAAATTGCAGCAGTCGCAGGAGCGGCTTGTGCCCACGTCGCGGGGACCGGAGAGCAGAAGGGAGCCACCGGCGGCTCGGATGCAAATCAGCTGTCATTGGCTGGGATCCCGTGTGTGATTATCGGACCCGGGCGTACTGCCCAAGCCCATACGAACAACGAGTTCGTTGAAATCGATCAACTGACCAAGGCTGCTGATTTGTACCAGAGAATCATGCTCACATATTAG
- a CDS encoding Xaa-Pro peptidase family protein: MKYEKPFPPEEFRRRVHDVKQRMERAGLDLLICQDPANMYWLTGFDGYSFYVPQVVLVHLQSDMPLWFGRFVDVNSAYITTDLPRENISSFSDHRLQHPELHPFDDLCELINSRGWGSDRIGVELNAHFYTARAHQHLVKGLPNAKFSDSRELVNWARLIKSDLELVYMREAGHLATHTMQTAIANLRPGVPQHEVVAEVYRAQTRGVDGKYGDSSGPPLIQTSEQTNAPHLSWTEEPLPTSGLVLMEFGATRRRYCAPLCRTVHIGKPPAEVSRLAEVIVEGGDAVLEMAKPGTVVEELNAVWQDILKRNGYIKIGRSGYSIGLNFPPEWGERTVSIRAGDKTILQPGMCFHFQSGVRLEGFGAAISESFIVTERGGERLADVDRRLIVVD; this comes from the coding sequence ATGAAATATGAGAAGCCATTTCCGCCCGAGGAGTTTCGGCGTCGTGTTCATGACGTGAAGCAGCGGATGGAGCGAGCGGGGCTGGACTTGCTGATCTGCCAGGATCCCGCGAATATGTATTGGCTTACCGGCTTTGACGGCTATTCGTTCTACGTGCCTCAGGTGGTCTTAGTGCATCTCCAGTCGGACATGCCCCTCTGGTTCGGACGTTTCGTCGATGTAAATTCCGCTTATATAACGACGGATCTGCCTAGAGAAAATATAAGCTCATTTTCCGATCATAGACTTCAACATCCAGAATTACATCCATTTGACGATCTTTGCGAGCTTATCAATTCGCGCGGCTGGGGATCTGATCGAATCGGTGTCGAGCTTAACGCCCACTTCTATACTGCCCGAGCACATCAACATCTCGTCAAAGGCCTTCCGAATGCAAAATTCTCTGATAGCCGCGAATTAGTCAATTGGGCACGGCTTATAAAATCTGACCTTGAACTAGTCTACATGAGAGAAGCGGGCCACCTTGCAACGCATACGATGCAGACGGCAATCGCTAACCTAAGGCCTGGAGTGCCGCAACATGAGGTCGTCGCGGAGGTGTACCGGGCCCAGACACGAGGGGTGGACGGTAAATATGGCGACTCTAGCGGTCCTCCTCTTATCCAGACTAGCGAACAAACGAACGCTCCGCACCTCAGTTGGACCGAGGAGCCCTTGCCGACCTCTGGCCTGGTTCTCATGGAGTTCGGCGCCACCCGACGCCGCTACTGTGCGCCGCTGTGCCGCACCGTCCACATCGGAAAGCCACCCGCAGAGGTCTCGCGTCTTGCTGAGGTTATAGTGGAAGGCGGGGATGCTGTGCTCGAGATGGCAAAGCCTGGTACCGTCGTTGAGGAGCTTAATGCGGTGTGGCAAGATATCCTCAAGCGGAACGGGTATATCAAGATAGGCCGCTCCGGCTATTCAATCGGACTCAACTTCCCGCCGGAATGGGGCGAACGCACGGTTAGTATTCGCGCGGGCGACAAGACCATCCTACAACCAGGAATGTGCTTCCATTTTCAGTCGGGGGTTAGGCTCGAAGGGTTCGGCGCCGCCATCTCTGAATCATTTATTGTAACCGAAAGGGGCGGTGAGCGATTGGCAGATGTTGATCGCCGCTTGATCGTCGTGGACTAG